From the genome of Danio aesculapii chromosome 16, fDanAes4.1, whole genome shotgun sequence, one region includes:
- the LOC130243585 gene encoding nuclear receptor coactivator 7 isoform X2, with the protein MRKQQSVQILYFANGSNGPFVEIVSVKQQKRRTSVCSSADSESDDLLPVLINHSQILKELHLEQLMSHIPARAQGNQWKLVYSTAEHGTSLRTLYRQMAELDRPVLMVIRDTDGQVFGAFSSDPFRVSSYCYGTGETFLYSFSPEFQVFRWTGENSYFVRGFLDSLQMGGGGGPFGLWLDADLYRGSSYSCNTFCNRPLSLHHDFTVQELEVWSFV; encoded by the exons ATGAGGAAACAGCAGAGCGTTCAGATCCTCTACTTCGCCAATGGCTCCAACGGGCCCTTTGTGGAG ATTGTGTCTGTGAAGCAGCAGAAACGCCGCACCAGTGTCTGCAGTTCTGCCGATTCTGAGTCTGATGATCTGCTGCCGGTGTTAATAAACCACAGTCAGATCTTAAAGGAGCTTCACCTGGAGCAG ctAATGAGCCATATCCCAGCGCGGGCTCAGGGTAATCAGTGGAAGCTGGTGTACAGTACAGCGGAGCATGGCACCAGTCTGAGAACACTGTACAGACAGATGGCGGAGCTGGACAGACCTGTACTGATGGTGATCAGAGACACAGATGGACAG GTTTTTGGAGCATTTTCCTCAGATCCATTCAGAGTCAGCAGCTACTGTTACGGGACGGGAGAAACCTTTCTCTACAGCTTCAGTCCAGAGTTTCAG GTCTTCCGCTGGACTGGAGAAAACTCCTATTTCGTGAGAGGATTTCTGGACTCGCTGCAGATGGGTGGCGGAGG GGGTCCGTTCGGCCTGTGGTTGGACGCAGATCTATACCGCGGCTCCAGTTACTCCTGCAATACTTTCTGCAATCGTCCACTAAGCCTTCATCACGACTTCACCGTCCAGGAGCTGGAGGTGTGGAGCTTCGTCTGA
- the LOC130243585 gene encoding nuclear receptor coactivator 7 isoform X1: MGVAYSVGEVDHLYTFFVEWSPENMYSHKHSRKQQEYLQVHPDALSVIGSLLKDSAPENWQIVSVKQQKRRTSVCSSADSESDDLLPVLINHSQILKELHLEQLMSHIPARAQGNQWKLVYSTAEHGTSLRTLYRQMAELDRPVLMVIRDTDGQVFGAFSSDPFRVSSYCYGTGETFLYSFSPEFQVFRWTGENSYFVRGFLDSLQMGGGGGPFGLWLDADLYRGSSYSCNTFCNRPLSLHHDFTVQELEVWSFV, from the exons atgggTGTAGCGTACAGTGTTGGAGA AGTGGATCATCTCTACACGTTCTTCGTGGAGTGGTCTCCAGAAAACATGTACAGTCATAAACACAGCAGAAAGCAGCAGGAGTATCTCCAGGTTCATCCGGATGCTCTGAGTGTCATTGGCTCACTGCTCAAAGATTCTGCCCCTGAAAACTGGCAG ATTGTGTCTGTGAAGCAGCAGAAACGCCGCACCAGTGTCTGCAGTTCTGCCGATTCTGAGTCTGATGATCTGCTGCCGGTGTTAATAAACCACAGTCAGATCTTAAAGGAGCTTCACCTGGAGCAG ctAATGAGCCATATCCCAGCGCGGGCTCAGGGTAATCAGTGGAAGCTGGTGTACAGTACAGCGGAGCATGGCACCAGTCTGAGAACACTGTACAGACAGATGGCGGAGCTGGACAGACCTGTACTGATGGTGATCAGAGACACAGATGGACAG GTTTTTGGAGCATTTTCCTCAGATCCATTCAGAGTCAGCAGCTACTGTTACGGGACGGGAGAAACCTTTCTCTACAGCTTCAGTCCAGAGTTTCAG GTCTTCCGCTGGACTGGAGAAAACTCCTATTTCGTGAGAGGATTTCTGGACTCGCTGCAGATGGGTGGCGGAGG GGGTCCGTTCGGCCTGTGGTTGGACGCAGATCTATACCGCGGCTCCAGTTACTCCTGCAATACTTTCTGCAATCGTCCACTAAGCCTTCATCACGACTTCACCGTCCAGGAGCTGGAGGTGTGGAGCTTCGTCTGA